A stretch of the bacterium genome encodes the following:
- a CDS encoding energy transducer TonB, with the protein MMENRSLPTFIAVSLLMHALLIYLIPKFRPISPEERIGGSPCTQVHLIQTALSPVQKKKARPQAQGDVPAPEIDPKLLERMKAVRDVQMPSFAPPPRPQRKESPPLPHADKTLEDEVIDQTLADEMASQPKQLPAAAPQPPPKPVEDAVKKEESLPKPVPEEVDFGDEEAAEEVAKETLFSSASADIEWSGKPRRILYKPPYPPRYPEGYQGQTQGRIRLKFWVDSQGSVVRVVPMQKLDPRLDVVATEYLRKYRFEPVSKGRGDLEWGIIPFSFRLE; encoded by the coding sequence ATGATGGAGAATAGAAGCTTACCCACATTTATAGCTGTCTCTCTCCTGATGCATGCACTCCTTATCTATCTGATACCGAAATTCAGGCCGATAAGCCCGGAAGAGCGGATCGGCGGATCACCCTGTACTCAGGTCCATCTCATTCAGACCGCACTCTCGCCGGTTCAGAAGAAAAAAGCCCGACCGCAGGCTCAGGGGGATGTTCCTGCCCCTGAAATTGACCCGAAGCTCCTGGAGCGGATGAAAGCTGTCCGGGATGTTCAGATGCCTTCCTTTGCGCCCCCACCCCGGCCGCAGCGGAAAGAATCGCCCCCCCTGCCCCATGCAGACAAAACCCTGGAGGATGAAGTGATCGATCAGACCCTGGCAGATGAGATGGCCAGCCAGCCCAAACAGCTCCCGGCAGCAGCGCCCCAGCCGCCGCCAAAACCGGTTGAGGATGCGGTCAAAAAGGAAGAGAGCCTGCCAAAGCCAGTGCCGGAGGAAGTGGACTTTGGCGATGAGGAGGCAGCGGAAGAAGTGGCCAAAGAGACCCTCTTCTCTTCAGCCAGCGCTGATATTGAATGGTCGGGAAAGCCCCGCCGCATCCTGTATAAACCACCCTATCCTCCACGCTATCCGGAAGGCTATCAGGGCCAGACACAGGGCCGGATTCGGCTGAAATTCTGGGTAGACAGCCAGGGGTCTGTCGTCCGGGTGGTGCCGATGCAGAAACTGGACCCCCGGCTGGATGTAGTGGCTACGGAGTATTTACGCAAGTATCGGTTTGAGCCGGTGAGCAAAGGAAGGGGCGATCTGGAATGGGGGATTATCCCCTTCAGCTTCCGCCTTGAGTGA
- a CDS encoding LysM peptidoglycan-binding domain-containing protein has product MKVKLNYVVLTCLIPFLCTAIIGCSQALLPTAGNHSSQEADTSQGEEFFEENKENHSQKKFSPSRSQEENHALAEKQIKSSTAFQPPDVRESDLQATDINPDDQAEAQEEIDSSEDYQDAESENGDETPLEEDVEESSPQEKLDAALQLCQEAQKQWEGGNSDGAMESLDSAYELLTSVDPDNDADLLQQKDDIRFLISKRTVEIYASRQNVVNGTHREIPLAMNEHVKREVNSFLGIEREHFLEAFSRSGLYRPMIVKELSDAGLPTKLSWLPLIESYFKEKAFSRARALGLWQFIPSTGCKFGLKRDKWVDERMDPQKSTRAAIEYLRQLHQMFGDWTTVLAAYNCGEGTVMRVIRNQHINYLDNFWDLYDRLPQETARYVPRFLAAIQIIEDPNRFGIDLDPPLPPLEYETITVKRQIPLKGLAEKLGIGEKLLTDLNPELRYQITPDYEYRLKIPLNTREQVLACLESIPETPPPEPEDTQIERIKQKAKNTLAKTKPKPAPEAITVRLRKGDTLNKLARKYGTTVKAIAAANRIKSTKRLKAGQQLRIPLKPDKVLSQNNSSPAQKGKKKADVSRYQVYLVKKGDYPAKIAKNHNLDLAEFLKLNKLSSRSTIRPGQRVLVKID; this is encoded by the coding sequence ATGAAAGTGAAGTTGAATTATGTTGTGCTCACCTGCCTTATTCCTTTCCTGTGTACGGCTATAATCGGATGTTCCCAGGCATTGCTGCCGACAGCGGGAAACCATTCCTCTCAGGAAGCTGACACTTCCCAGGGCGAAGAATTTTTCGAAGAAAATAAGGAAAATCATTCTCAAAAAAAATTTTCTCCCTCACGCAGTCAGGAGGAGAATCATGCCCTGGCTGAAAAACAAATAAAAAGCTCGACCGCTTTTCAGCCCCCGGATGTGCGGGAGTCTGATCTCCAGGCAACGGATATCAACCCGGACGATCAAGCTGAAGCTCAAGAAGAAATCGATTCTTCAGAGGATTATCAGGATGCGGAGTCAGAAAATGGTGACGAAACACCCCTGGAAGAGGATGTCGAGGAAAGCTCCCCGCAGGAGAAGCTGGATGCTGCTCTTCAGCTCTGTCAGGAAGCTCAGAAGCAGTGGGAGGGAGGCAATTCGGACGGGGCTATGGAGAGTCTGGATAGTGCCTATGAGTTGCTGACGTCCGTTGATCCTGATAATGATGCTGACCTGTTGCAGCAAAAGGATGATATCCGGTTTCTGATTTCCAAACGGACGGTGGAGATATACGCCTCCCGGCAAAATGTGGTCAATGGGACACACCGTGAAATCCCCCTGGCCATGAACGAGCATGTAAAAAGAGAAGTCAATTCCTTTCTGGGAATCGAGAGAGAACACTTTCTGGAGGCTTTCAGCCGCTCCGGGCTCTATCGCCCCATGATTGTCAAGGAACTGAGTGATGCCGGTCTTCCAACCAAGCTTTCCTGGCTGCCGCTTATTGAAAGCTACTTTAAAGAAAAAGCCTTCTCCCGGGCCCGTGCTCTGGGTTTATGGCAATTCATTCCTTCAACCGGCTGCAAGTTCGGCCTCAAGAGGGATAAATGGGTCGATGAGAGAATGGATCCGCAAAAATCAACCCGGGCGGCCATTGAATATCTCAGGCAACTGCATCAGATGTTTGGCGACTGGACTACGGTCCTGGCCGCTTATAACTGCGGAGAAGGGACGGTCATGCGGGTAATCCGCAATCAACATATTAATTACCTGGATAACTTCTGGGACCTTTATGATCGCCTCCCCCAGGAAACCGCCCGCTATGTTCCCCGGTTCCTGGCTGCCATTCAGATCATCGAAGATCCTAACCGGTTCGGTATCGATTTAGACCCGCCACTTCCCCCCCTTGAATACGAAACAATCACCGTAAAGCGGCAGATCCCCCTGAAAGGCCTGGCCGAGAAACTGGGGATCGGCGAAAAATTATTGACTGACCTGAACCCTGAGCTCCGCTATCAGATAACGCCAGACTACGAGTACCGGTTGAAGATTCCCCTGAATACCAGAGAACAAGTCCTCGCCTGCCTGGAGTCGATTCCTGAAACCCCTCCGCCGGAACCTGAAGATACGCAGATTGAGCGAATCAAGCAAAAAGCCAAGAATACTCTGGCAAAAACTAAACCAAAGCCCGCACCTGAGGCAATTACCGTCCGGCTGAGGAAGGGAGACACCCTCAATAAATTAGCCCGGAAGTACGGGACCACGGTCAAAGCAATTGCGGCAGCTAACCGCATCAAGAGCACCAAGCGGCTTAAGGCTGGCCAGCAGCTTCGCATTCCACTCAAGCCTGACAAGGTACTCTCTCAAAATAATTCCTCTCCTGCTCAGAAAGGGAAGAAGAAGGCTGATGTCAGTCGATACCAGGTCTACTTGGTTAAAAAAGGAGACTACCCAGCAAAGATAGCCAAAAACCATAATCTGGATTTGGCTGAATTTTTAAAGCTCAATAAGCTTTCTTCCAGGAGCACCATTCGCCCTGGTCAGCGTGTCCTGGTTAAGATTGATTAG
- a CDS encoding tetratricopeptide repeat protein yields the protein MVRATDGETKPGITLPEVVVTGDYQLKFKEDKTSLQMPAMSALGVKDVPSEAAKAGIAPVIGAEEKMKPAIKPKFGCLFGMPCGGAFSRTVLRDNGYYEYGKHEYSRGNYRQAASAFEKLIKKYPNSPYKGMAAYWAGESYFNLKEMDKAISSYQRVIARSVQSQYADYAFYSLGWIYAQRGEFQASSQHLQSVINLFGLSPLREKAYYLLAADLYHLGKYRDSARNYQQLIREFPQSPFLSQCIFWQAECFFNLNEFETSEKLYTEFLSKYPSHSLAESALYGLAWISFKTSRFQDSLDRLKVLREKYPNSSLISQVLFRQGRCYFMLEDYPQAQKAYEQLLADYPTSPVYNQALFGVAWSLFKTGEYQAASGKLKTLLDRQGIEEPLRISGIFMLAETCYNQKQYAEAATWYNKLTPPAASNEYTETAYFRSGTCSILLEQYARAIVDLQKLLNEYPGTSLADQAIYWIGESYFRQGNYQAAIRSYSQLLDEYPEGKWSAPAQHGIGWAYYRLEDWTQAAREFSRMATSFPDSQLVPDALFRQAECLHNLKEYAKSQKCLEELMARFPTSSLIDTAAFRYALTYSRMGETKEAIRQFRRMLTKFPQSDLRDQTQYYIGLTFFQDSKFQEAMKEFQILLRDYPKSRFIEQAQIRIADCLYNLGQYAPALSRYQELSAKLGNTSVGIEAEYGTILCYDRLGMIDQYLDTSKNFIEKYKDNPISEQLQFQIGETLFTRGNLPEAIQNYQTLVQKFPKGKLLDEAMYKVASIHLQAGEHERAIEEFIKLIEMSPQTTRAMDIHLGLARAYFALDQFQKTIAECDAVLKFEKPEVLLHEALYYRGASNEKLGNQAEARENYLRLAEKFPEGPFFHEVQFKLGQAFFSEAHYEDAARAFSDSAKSPNKEMRLNSLFHLGEAKTQLRNYSQAIADYLKIPYLYPDEEEWKIKVYYRVGELYERQGNSEQAKSAYQKVVKGARDAELQKEAIRRISVLSASKKKKK from the coding sequence TTGGTTCGAGCTACCGATGGTGAGACCAAACCGGGGATTACCCTGCCGGAAGTGGTGGTCACGGGGGATTATCAATTAAAATTCAAAGAGGATAAAACCAGCTTGCAGATGCCGGCCATGTCGGCCCTGGGAGTCAAGGATGTTCCCAGCGAAGCGGCCAAGGCAGGTATCGCGCCGGTCATCGGTGCGGAAGAAAAAATGAAACCCGCGATCAAGCCCAAGTTTGGCTGCCTCTTTGGTATGCCGTGCGGCGGAGCCTTTTCCCGGACTGTCCTGCGGGACAATGGCTATTATGAGTACGGAAAGCATGAATATTCCCGGGGGAATTACCGGCAGGCCGCATCAGCCTTTGAAAAGCTGATTAAAAAATACCCGAACAGCCCTTACAAAGGGATGGCGGCTTACTGGGCAGGAGAATCCTACTTTAACCTGAAAGAGATGGATAAGGCCATTTCCTCCTATCAGCGGGTCATTGCCCGCTCCGTCCAGTCGCAGTATGCTGACTATGCTTTTTACTCCCTGGGGTGGATTTACGCTCAAAGGGGAGAGTTCCAGGCATCCAGCCAGCATCTTCAATCCGTAATCAATCTGTTCGGGTTAAGCCCCCTGCGGGAAAAAGCCTATTATCTTCTGGCCGCAGATCTCTATCACCTCGGAAAATACCGGGATTCTGCCCGCAACTATCAGCAGTTGATCCGGGAATTTCCCCAGAGCCCTTTTCTCTCTCAATGCATCTTCTGGCAGGCGGAGTGTTTTTTCAACCTCAATGAATTTGAAACCAGTGAAAAGCTCTATACGGAATTTCTTTCCAAATATCCCTCCCACAGCCTGGCGGAATCTGCCCTGTATGGCCTGGCCTGGATCAGCTTCAAGACCTCCCGGTTTCAGGATTCTCTTGACCGGCTCAAGGTTCTGCGGGAAAAATACCCGAACAGCAGCCTGATCTCTCAGGTCCTGTTTCGCCAGGGGCGATGTTACTTCATGCTGGAAGATTACCCGCAGGCACAAAAAGCCTACGAGCAGCTTTTGGCCGACTATCCCACGTCTCCCGTTTACAATCAGGCACTCTTCGGGGTTGCCTGGTCCCTGTTTAAGACCGGGGAGTACCAGGCAGCTTCCGGGAAGCTCAAAACCCTGCTGGACCGTCAGGGGATCGAAGAGCCCCTGCGGATCTCCGGGATTTTCATGCTGGCCGAAACCTGTTATAATCAAAAGCAGTACGCGGAAGCCGCAACCTGGTATAACAAATTAACTCCGCCTGCGGCTTCGAACGAGTACACGGAAACTGCCTATTTCCGGTCAGGAACCTGTTCCATTCTCCTTGAGCAGTATGCCAGGGCTATTGTGGACCTGCAAAAATTACTCAATGAATATCCGGGCACCAGTCTGGCCGATCAGGCGATTTACTGGATCGGGGAATCCTATTTCCGCCAGGGGAATTACCAGGCGGCCATTCGCAGTTATTCACAGCTCCTGGACGAGTATCCGGAAGGCAAATGGAGCGCCCCGGCACAGCATGGGATCGGCTGGGCCTATTACCGGCTGGAAGACTGGACCCAGGCGGCCAGAGAGTTTTCCCGGATGGCCACGAGTTTCCCGGACAGCCAGCTTGTACCGGATGCCCTTTTCCGCCAGGCTGAATGTCTGCATAACCTGAAAGAATATGCCAAGTCCCAGAAATGCCTCGAAGAACTGATGGCCAGATTCCCCACATCATCGCTCATCGATACAGCCGCTTTCCGCTATGCCCTGACCTATTCCCGGATGGGCGAGACGAAGGAAGCGATCAGGCAATTCCGCCGGATGCTCACCAAGTTTCCTCAGAGCGATTTACGGGACCAGACGCAGTATTACATCGGGCTGACCTTTTTCCAGGACAGTAAATTCCAGGAGGCCATGAAGGAATTTCAGATCCTTCTGCGGGATTACCCAAAGAGCCGTTTTATCGAGCAGGCGCAGATCAGAATAGCCGATTGCCTCTATAACCTCGGACAATATGCACCGGCCCTTTCGCGCTATCAGGAGCTGAGTGCAAAACTTGGCAATACTTCGGTGGGAATCGAGGCTGAATACGGGACGATCCTCTGCTACGACCGGCTGGGAATGATTGATCAGTATTTGGACACATCCAAGAATTTCATCGAGAAATATAAAGATAACCCGATCAGTGAGCAACTGCAGTTCCAGATTGGCGAAACGCTTTTCACCCGGGGAAATCTTCCGGAAGCCATTCAAAATTACCAGACTCTGGTCCAGAAGTTCCCCAAAGGAAAACTGCTGGATGAGGCCATGTACAAGGTTGCCTCAATCCATCTCCAGGCGGGTGAGCATGAGCGGGCTATTGAGGAATTTATCAAACTCATCGAGATGTCTCCGCAAACCACACGGGCAATGGATATTCACCTTGGCCTGGCCAGGGCATACTTTGCTCTGGACCAGTTTCAAAAAACCATTGCAGAGTGCGATGCTGTTTTGAAATTTGAAAAACCCGAGGTTCTCCTCCATGAGGCACTGTACTACCGGGGAGCATCCAATGAGAAACTGGGAAATCAGGCTGAAGCCAGGGAGAATTACCTTCGGTTGGCTGAGAAATTTCCCGAAGGCCCCTTCTTTCACGAGGTCCAGTTCAAACTCGGCCAGGCCTTTTTCAGCGAAGCCCACTACGAGGATGCAGCACGCGCCTTCAGTGATTCTGCCAAATCCCCGAACAAGGAAATGAGGCTTAATTCCCTGTTCCATCTCGGAGAGGCGAAAACCCAGTTGAGAAATTATTCACAGGCCATCGCCGATTACCTGAAAATCCCCTACCTCTATCCTGACGAGGAAGAGTGGAAAATCAAGGTTTACTACCGGGTAGGGGAGCTCTATGAGCGGCAGGGAAACAGCGAACAGGCAAAGAGTGCCTATCAGAAGGTAGTCAAGGGTGCCCGGGATGCTGAATTACAGAAGGAAGCCATCCGAAGGATCAGCGTGCTCTCTGCATCGAAGAAGAAAAAGAAATAG
- a CDS encoding MotA/TolQ/ExbB proton channel family protein yields MIDYIIKGGWVMVPILFCSVLGLAIVLERLYSLRESRIHPPEFVSKIKKLLHEGKMNEAIAICGNSSFAISKIIEAGIIKIHASRDEIKEAIEHAGKRESTKLQKHLAPLSTVATVAPLLGLLGTVTGMIKAFEVVATIGVGHPKDLAGGVGEALITTAAGLIIGIPALVAHNYFSKKAHGYISDMENTSMELLDILKKEESPKSFAHRDALR; encoded by the coding sequence ATGATTGACTATATTATTAAGGGAGGATGGGTAATGGTTCCTATCCTCTTCTGCTCGGTGCTGGGTTTGGCTATTGTACTTGAACGGCTTTATAGTCTGCGGGAGTCGAGGATCCATCCCCCTGAGTTTGTCAGCAAAATAAAAAAACTGCTCCATGAGGGCAAGATGAATGAGGCTATTGCCATTTGCGGCAACAGTTCCTTTGCCATCTCGAAAATTATCGAGGCAGGAATCATAAAGATCCATGCCTCACGCGATGAGATTAAGGAGGCCATCGAGCATGCGGGCAAAAGGGAATCGACAAAATTGCAAAAACACCTCGCTCCCCTGTCCACCGTGGCCACGGTCGCTCCGCTGCTCGGACTTTTGGGGACCGTAACCGGAATGATCAAGGCATTTGAGGTAGTGGCAACCATCGGAGTCGGCCATCCCAAAGACCTGGCTGGCGGAGTCGGCGAGGCGTTGATTACCACTGCCGCGGGTCTGATCATTGGCATCCCTGCGCTGGTTGCCCATAACTACTTCTCCAAGAAAGCCCACGGATACATCTCGGATATGGAAAATACCTCCATGGAGCTTCTTGATATTCTGAAAAAAGAAGAGAGCCCAAAAAGCTTTGCCCACCGGGATGCCTTGAGGTGA
- a CDS encoding tetratricopeptide repeat protein: MPRLSPNGVPGTVPGILLMTDQKALLVSVCSVLLAGMVFLQSARISSAQGTDENSLYAVALGAYKDGFHDLAIDQFSQLLRLYPNSPKVPYAQFRIAESYFKQKNYEQSLTWYQKLLDQYPDKSDLLDKALYRLGQLYFFKKDYEKADSFYQKLLGQCPGSRLAGDALFWSAESNSQAGKWKEASQSYRQFLNNYPNHSHAADAAYGLGSAYLKLQDEGQALKAFQELTTRYPQNKQQVAKAWLNMADVEYRSGNYGKAAQNYQKVVHDYPDSPDIRLALYGAGLSFYQAQQFPKALEMYQQFLEKYPKDDLAETAAFQSGFMEFKLEKYSLAAGRLEAFIHSYGKSMYLPEAWYYLALSNQKLGKQDLAGQQLNRIVREFKSNPIADSAWLQLGAISYQSRQFPQAVRAYESASGSADRNVAAEALYWLGESWASQKNYDKAVQILLQIPRQYDGIAHWAVMAQMRAAGIYEHRGELNKALELYEKVAKSKSENQLRPTALQRIEKLRSQIKGSP; the protein is encoded by the coding sequence ATGCCCAGGTTATCACCCAATGGAGTGCCCGGCACAGTACCAGGTATACTGCTTATGACCGATCAGAAAGCTCTCCTCGTATCTGTGTGCTCTGTGCTGCTGGCTGGTATGGTGTTTCTTCAATCCGCACGGATATCCTCTGCTCAGGGCACTGATGAGAATAGTCTGTATGCGGTTGCCCTTGGCGCGTATAAGGATGGGTTCCATGATTTGGCTATTGACCAGTTTTCCCAATTGCTGCGGCTGTATCCCAACTCGCCCAAGGTTCCCTATGCTCAGTTTCGGATTGCAGAGTCGTATTTCAAGCAAAAAAATTACGAACAGTCTCTCACCTGGTATCAAAAACTGCTCGATCAGTATCCAGACAAGAGCGACCTGCTGGACAAAGCCCTGTACCGGCTGGGCCAACTGTATTTTTTCAAAAAAGATTATGAGAAGGCGGACAGCTTTTACCAGAAGCTGCTCGGCCAGTGTCCCGGCAGCAGGCTGGCTGGCGATGCCCTGTTCTGGTCAGCGGAGTCGAACAGTCAGGCTGGAAAATGGAAGGAGGCAAGCCAATCTTACCGGCAATTCCTCAACAATTACCCGAATCACAGCCATGCTGCCGATGCAGCCTATGGCCTGGGGTCGGCTTATCTGAAATTGCAGGATGAGGGGCAGGCATTGAAAGCCTTTCAGGAATTGACTACCAGGTATCCACAAAATAAACAACAAGTTGCCAAAGCCTGGTTGAATATGGCGGATGTTGAATATCGATCGGGGAATTACGGTAAGGCGGCTCAGAATTACCAGAAAGTTGTGCATGATTATCCCGATTCCCCCGATATCCGGCTGGCCCTGTATGGAGCGGGGCTGTCATTTTACCAGGCTCAGCAGTTTCCAAAAGCCCTGGAGATGTACCAGCAGTTTCTGGAGAAATATCCGAAGGATGATTTGGCGGAAACGGCAGCCTTTCAAAGCGGATTCATGGAGTTTAAGCTGGAAAAATATTCCCTGGCCGCCGGCAGACTGGAGGCATTTATCCACAGCTATGGGAAAAGCATGTACTTGCCTGAAGCCTGGTATTATCTTGCCCTCAGCAATCAGAAACTGGGAAAGCAGGATCTGGCCGGGCAGCAGTTGAACCGCATTGTCAGAGAATTTAAAAGTAATCCGATCGCTGACAGTGCGTGGCTTCAACTGGGGGCCATTTCCTATCAGTCCCGGCAGTTTCCTCAGGCTGTCAGGGCTTACGAAAGCGCCTCAGGATCAGCCGACCGGAATGTGGCCGCGGAGGCCCTTTACTGGCTGGGAGAGTCCTGGGCGAGCCAGAAAAATTACGATAAGGCTGTTCAAATTTTATTGCAGATTCCCCGGCAATATGATGGGATCGCACATTGGGCGGTTATGGCGCAAATGAGGGCAGCGGGAATTTACGAGCATCGCGGAGAGCTTAACAAGGCATTGGAGCTTTACGAGAAGGTGGCCAAGAGTAAAAGTGAAAATCAGCTCAGGCCCACCGCCCTCCAGAGGATTGAAAAATTGCGGTCTCAAATCAAAGGAAGTCCTTAA
- the queD gene encoding 6-carboxytetrahydropterin synthase QueD → MYKLMVSASFAAAHQLRGYRGKCESLHGHNWRVQLYVTAEQVNEVGLALDFKHLKKCLHDILQTLDHTNLNTLPPFEEHNPSSENIAKYIFEQASEELQGSSARVSSVRVWESDSAYAQYFEDAKRH, encoded by the coding sequence ATGTATAAACTCATGGTCAGTGCAAGCTTTGCAGCAGCCCATCAGTTGCGGGGCTACAGGGGAAAATGCGAATCACTGCACGGGCATAACTGGAGGGTTCAGCTCTATGTCACCGCGGAACAGGTCAACGAGGTGGGGCTGGCCCTGGATTTTAAGCATCTGAAAAAGTGTCTGCACGATATCCTGCAGACCCTTGATCACACAAACTTAAATACCCTGCCTCCCTTCGAGGAGCATAATCCTTCCTCGGAAAACATTGCCAAATATATATTCGAGCAGGCCAGCGAGGAGCTCCAGGGATCATCGGCTCGGGTATCTTCGGTTCGGGTATGGGAGTCAGACAGCGCTTATGCGCAGTATTTTGAGGATGCCAAAAGGCACTGA
- the tsaE gene encoding tRNA (adenosine(37)-N6)-threonylcarbamoyltransferase complex ATPase subunit type 1 TsaE, which yields MNREDRKIRRLIIFTLSPQETHDLGKVLGELLGESSSRGQLVALSGNLGAGKTCLVQGILRGLKVQDRYLTSPTFTLINEYGGTVPVYHFDVYRLASPQELEELGYEEYFFGQGVTLVEWAEKIEDLLPEDHLTVVLEYLGTDSRRLLFIARGEDSEKLLGRFRHRLFSRKYKGQHRDTEAQRNTEKSTGDE from the coding sequence ATGAACAGGGAAGATCGGAAAATCAGGAGATTAATCATATTCACCTTAAGCCCGCAGGAAACCCATGACCTGGGAAAAGTGCTGGGTGAATTACTGGGTGAATCCTCATCCCGCGGCCAGCTCGTTGCCCTGTCCGGCAATCTGGGAGCAGGCAAAACCTGCCTGGTCCAGGGCATCCTGCGGGGCCTGAAGGTGCAGGACCGCTACCTGACCAGTCCTACCTTTACCCTCATCAACGAGTACGGGGGGACCGTTCCAGTCTATCACTTCGATGTCTACCGCCTCGCAAGCCCGCAAGAGCTGGAGGAGCTCGGCTACGAGGAATATTTTTTCGGCCAGGGAGTCACCCTGGTGGAATGGGCGGAGAAAATCGAAGATCTTCTGCCCGAAGACCACCTTACGGTGGTTCTGGAGTATCTTGGAACTGACAGCCGCCGGTTACTTTTTATTGCACGGGGGGAAGATTCAGAGAAACTTCTAGGGCGATTTCGGCATCGGCTCTTTTCGAGGAAATACAAAGGACAACACAGAGACACAGAGGCACAGAGAAACACAGAGAAAAGCACAGGAGACGAGTGA
- a CDS encoding biopolymer transporter ExbD, with the protein MNFSNDYDGGSKLDINLTPLIDVTLQLVIFFMITTSFMAQTGIDVRLPKASTKDLQQEKELVATITREKKIYLNEDMVSLAELPDRLIKARSQGSKSVLIVKADEVVPHGLVVSVMDIAKKSGIETLAIATRPEDEK; encoded by the coding sequence ATGAATTTTTCGAATGACTACGACGGTGGATCCAAACTGGATATCAATCTCACTCCCCTGATCGATGTGACTTTGCAGCTGGTAATCTTCTTTATGATTACCACTTCCTTTATGGCCCAGACCGGCATCGATGTCAGGCTCCCCAAGGCCAGCACCAAGGACCTGCAACAGGAAAAGGAACTGGTGGCCACCATCACCAGGGAGAAAAAAATTTACCTGAACGAAGATATGGTTTCTCTGGCCGAGTTGCCCGACCGGCTGATCAAGGCCCGAAGTCAGGGAAGCAAGTCCGTCCTGATCGTCAAGGCAGATGAGGTTGTCCCCCACGGACTGGTTGTTTCGGTTATGGACATAGCCAAAAAGTCGGGCATTGAAACCCTGGCTATCGCCACCAGGCCGGAGGATGAAAAATGA
- the ispG gene encoding flavodoxin-dependent (E)-4-hydroxy-3-methylbut-2-enyl-diphosphate synthase, with the protein MNIQRKTTRSIWLREVKIGDGAPISVQSMTKTDTRNREATVDQIRRLAQAGCEIIRVAVPDRDAARQIPYIVQHSPIPVIADVHFDYRLAIMAMEGGVEGLRINPGNIGSRTHLQELIRVALDRGTVIRVGVNAGSLEKDLYQKYGGAPAEAMVESARRKVELLEEMGFSRIKISLKSSSVPDTIEAYRLIAKEMDYPLHLGITETGDAFCGGIKSAVGLGILLAEGIGDTMRVSLTADPVFEVRAGYEILRALGIRQRGPEIISCPACGRCEIDIQKLAAEVRERIGHLSQTLKVAIMGCVVNGPGEAKEADVGIAGGRQIGVVFRNGKIVDKRSEAELLPALIAQIEEMTGMKL; encoded by the coding sequence ATGAACATACAGCGAAAGACGACCAGGTCCATCTGGCTGCGGGAGGTGAAAATCGGTGATGGTGCCCCCATCTCGGTTCAATCCATGACCAAAACCGACACCCGGAACCGTGAGGCTACGGTGGACCAGATCAGGCGGCTGGCTCAGGCTGGCTGCGAAATCATCCGGGTAGCCGTGCCCGACCGGGATGCTGCACGGCAGATTCCCTACATCGTTCAGCACAGCCCGATTCCGGTCATTGCCGATGTCCACTTCGATTACCGGCTGGCTATCATGGCTATGGAAGGCGGCGTCGAGGGGCTTCGCATCAATCCGGGCAATATCGGATCACGCACCCATTTACAGGAGCTGATCCGGGTGGCCCTCGACCGCGGTACCGTTATCCGCGTCGGAGTCAATGCCGGGTCGCTGGAAAAGGACCTGTATCAGAAATACGGCGGAGCACCAGCCGAAGCTATGGTGGAAAGTGCCCGGCGGAAAGTCGAACTTCTTGAGGAGATGGGATTTTCCCGGATCAAAATATCCTTGAAATCCTCTTCGGTACCGGACACGATTGAAGCATACCGGCTGATCGCCAAAGAAATGGATTATCCTCTCCATCTTGGCATTACCGAGACCGGAGATGCCTTCTGCGGCGGAATCAAATCCGCTGTCGGATTGGGAATTTTGCTCGCTGAAGGGATCGGGGATACGATGCGGGTGTCTCTGACCGCGGATCCCGTTTTTGAGGTGCGGGCAGGCTATGAAATCCTGCGCGCTCTGGGGATCCGTCAGCGCGGGCCGGAAATTATTTCCTGCCCTGCCTGCGGCCGCTGTGAAATCGATATCCAGAAGCTGGCCGCAGAGGTCCGGGAGCGAATCGGCCACCTTTCGCAAACTCTGAAGGTGGCCATTATGGGCTGTGTGGTAAATGGCCCCGGAGAGGCAAAAGAAGCCGATGTCGGAATTGCCGGAGGCCGGCAGATCGGGGTCGTTTTCCGAAACGGTAAAATTGTCGATAAACGCAGTGAGGCAGAACTGCTTCCAGCCCTGATTGCCCAGATCGAAGAGATGACCGGGATGAAGCTGTGA